The genomic window TATACTTCAGTTTGagaattttttacttcattttcattcattcatagtCAGGTAGAAcctgcttctgtctgtcctgcacGAATCTGACAGGTCAGAACGAGTTTAGCAGGTCTGTCTAACCACAACATACACACCCATCATAATCCACGCTGCAACTGAATGAAGaaccacacaacaaaacaaagatacTGTACATTCCAGAGCTGATAAAAgaattgtaaatgtttttgtcagtgaataactGCAGACTTAAAATATACAGGCCTATCAaatctcaaacaaacacaggagaaAAATCACAAATCAAATGTATCTTAAGACAGTATGACTAGAGTCAGGAATTATCATTATACCAAGGTAAAGAGTAATAGGTAAACTGAATTAAGGAACAATAAAATAgttataatataaatgtttctcaaattTGAGGAAGCATCTCAGGAGAATTAAATCTACTTGGAGAACATAGGTCTGGTAGGTCACAAACTCACCTGTATGGTTTAAGCAGTAACTTTCCATACTCCTCagatttaaacattaaaatgtattatatttgcTGACATTATCTCTCCAAGGcattctgtaaaaaataaagaaaatatcagtGTAATTTCACTGAGACCTAGAGAGTATGTTTATGAGCCATGTTTGCATCAACaatcatcaaatgttttttgatagttaaactaaaatgaaataGATCAGAAAGTATCCCCATTCATTAAAATGGGACAGTGGACTTTTAGTCTtcctgatttgttttatttatgctCAAATACAGATTTGCAGTGAAgaacagtttttaaatgatactttaacagaaaaaaatgtatttatttactgtttgtCAGAACCTTTAAACCACAGAAAACCAAATAAATTATTTAGAATATCATGTTTAGGATCAATTTACAATCTACTTAAAAAGCATAAATGCTTCTGGAACAGGGAAATATAACATCGGACTAAAGAGTTCAGaccaagaaaaagaaaactaagtgtgatttaagtgttttaattataaacAGATTTAGGGTGGCTTTGCTTTGTAAAGCTCCACTacacacacaggacagacaCATCCAGTTAATCGAACTGCAAGCTCAGATTGCAAGTGCAAATATTCCCTGAGATTAACAAACGATTATAAGTGTGAATCTTTATATTTCTTCAAGTTCCCTTCATTTTGTAGTCATCTCATTTCTCTGGTAAAAAACATAAGCAATAACAGTGAATTACAACATTACTCAAAAATCATACAGGGAGGATTAGGAAAAGTGGAGAACAGTAAGAATTCCCACAGTGTGACATCATAAAACCTATTATCATAGACACTATCGTATTAGTTGGCTGCTACGGGTGATTATATGTTATTATAGTAGAAAAGAAATCCCCTTTTTCATGAACACTGGTAAATGATGGTGAGTTTCACAGTCTTTTGGATAATCTGAggctgacaaaacaaaaactcactGATGCCAACTACTtgtgtcatcagtgtgtgtaaaATTCACAGCTTGAAAACTTTCTAAGCAgcaaaaccaaattaaaatgtgcctttacatttatattgATGAAACCATTACTACAAGCCAGTGGTCCTTCCTGAATGTTGTTAATCTGACTCTGTTCAGGTTGTGAATCAGTCATTGGTACTCATGCTGGTGTTGATGCTTGTGATTGCAGTGatcattgtgtatgtgtgtctcgTCTTCTGTACAGTCCCTCTCCAGCAGGTTGAGCATCTCCTGTATGATGGCCTGCAGGGCTCGACCCAGGTCCTGGCGGCTGTAGGGTTTCCCTAAAGGAGGCACGTGGACAAAGGCCGAGTGGCCCCGCCCCAGGTACAGAGATCTGTAGTAAGTGTAGTCACACAGATACCTGCCAGGGGCAAAGGATGGTTGTTAAGATTATGTCAAATTTGTGTTATCACATTTCTACTTTATCAAAATCGATGAGTAGCGCAGTGAGAGCCAGAGGGAAATACATGCAGCTTTATTAGAAGCTAAGACATGTGTTTGTCACACCGTCCTGTTTGTTCTGTACGTATTATCTATTGTAGCTTATCTCTGTATTCTGTTATGTAGTAGAAGTCTAAATACAGATCAAGATGAAAAGATTAGTTCAAAAAGAATCTGCCTTTTTTAATTCCACAAAAGATATCTTGacataaataatcaaataatcaataaacaaatcaatgatGGCTGCATTCCAATCTCGCCACTCTATCTTCAGGGCCCTGATATTGTATTATGTTGGAATCATTGATGCTATTGGTAACAGCAGTGCTTATTCTATCAATATGCAGGATGAATTGAATAGTTCCTCTAAACATGAACTATCCTACACgtttaaataaaatcactgaCCTTCCAGCATCTTTCGATACTGACACAGCCACCCCGATGTCAGAGTTGTTGACCCTTTTGCAGACTGTCTCCATGTCCAGCACTGAGCTGATGCAGTCGGGGCCGTCCTCCATGCAGCACTCTGAGTCCGGGCAGAAGCTGCTGTTGTCCGGACGTATGTAGCCCCTGTTGTGGCCGCACTGCTCTAGAGTGACCGTGGTCGCTAATCCAGAAACACCGACATGGACGACTAACTGCTCAGAGGAACGTAAAAGACAAAGGTGGTTGTTGAGGAATTTTcgtatatcctcacacattactgtatatgccactatatactatgttatgtatatatagtgtatattacattatatctgtacaccattaagagaagagtgcctggctaattccacagatactcccttgtctctctaagcagtacacaaggtcaggttatagataaacaGTGTCTACGcttagggactttcatatctaactcagatgccacagacagagaggcacttCAACTCTCACCGACTTCAACTCTTTCTGCGTATAACACCAgtatccaataggatgtgaacacctacatgtaacagcCATTCATatatgtgctgttagaatgggtgacacaagtagaggaagatatatgtgGATGCTGGGTGAGACagcttcagacttgggggtgacaattgctcatgttactgtgttagtgtttgtatattgttccaccttctggtctccttgatgcatcaagaccacattaaaatcttctgcataagacattaGCTGCTgtctgagttctcctttcaccagcttccagaaaacgtCCATAACAGTGGTTAAAGTTAgttagggttttttttaaatggtatGTGAGCATCTCGAGTGTTAATGTACAGTGTTGTGCATTCCCTTGAATACCTGTGGTTGGCGCTCTCTCCACAGTGACGGCAGCAGACTCTGAACAGCCTGGTATTCGACAGGcacctcacacacatgcagctctaCAGCCTCACCCAGACCTAATCGCTCCAGCGTCTGTAGGCAAACAcacagttcactttataaagCTCCtgactgcagctgcagacacacacaaaacaaaactcctTCACCTTTAACAGACACATTAAGATTAAGCTTTTATAACATGAACAATTAGCAAATGTACAAACACTATGGCTTAGATCAACATACTGtatcatttaaataatttgaaGCCTGTATCAACTTAAACCTTAATACATTTTGTGACTTTCTCTAGAGAAGAAATTTAgccaaaatcaaatcagctcTTTTTTGTGCTGCTCCCATTTCGACCAACACCAAGTGTATTGGGCTCATATCTCTCCAGTTCGTGCCTCCCTTTTTTTTGCTGCCAGTTAAATttaggattgattttaagattcttttaataacttttaaagctTGCTAGTAACTTGCTTTTAGCGCCTATCAGTCAAGGCTGGTAACTATGGTGACAGTGCTTTTGCCATCAGGCCCCCGAGGCTCTGGAGCCCCTTCGCCTGAGGACACTTGACACCAATttacctgtttttaaatcattactTAAAATATATTGTATTACTCTTTTACAAAATtttattcttcttattattttctgcttttgttctttttcttattctttgTCCTGTCTTGTTTGGTTCTGTGTCGTTTTATTCCTTTATATTTGGTAAAGCAATTTACAACTTTGTgcaatagaaataaagttttattattattgtatagCATTATAACAGCTAAGTAACAAGTGCAGCTTTACAGACATGATAAGAGATGCAACTCGAAACTGAACATTTGTAAGGCATAAGATAGAAAGAAattaatcataaataaaataaatgaaaaatattaaagttaGAAATTAAAACGGGGCTTTTTTTCTCAACTATTCTCTAATGTACAGTAAGTCCATTGCATTTTAGAGTTTAAAGGCTTTGACGTAAGAGAGAAATTTATTGTAAATTCACTTTCACATTCAGATGGCGCCAAAGATAAGGAAATCTCTGAAGTGGCACCTTGGTTAAACATTGAAAACCCTGATTACTGATTACCTGCACTGCCACCCAGCTGGAGTTGACTGCATGCTCTCCAAAAGGCTCAAAACCTGCAGGGAACACATGAGTTAAACAAACTATCAACTAAATTCTTTGCTTCAGAGACGGTGCGTGGTGATTAAAAAGTCACAGAGGAAGGTTATCTGTCATGGACAGAAGTGATAAGGttcaaattcaatcaatcaatcaaatttatatagcacggtatcacaaggTTGACTGTATAAAAAAGGGACTCGTTCATTCAAAGTCTAAAGGTTGCATCAGGTTGAACATTAATTGCAGCCGTCAAGCGCATGATACAGAGAAAGGACACGATATGTAGGAAGATTTGTGTTCCGAGAAAAAGGTGAATTTTAGACTTCAGATGCATTTCTTCATGTGTCATTATCACACATCtgtgcagctcacacacaaGTAGAAGTCTCTGACATGCAACAGCAGTGTAGTAAACACGAAGAAATCATCAGAGCACCACCGacctcgctcctctcctcctgtcaccAAGCATAACCTCTCACCTGTCACTATAACCTTCTTCTTACTGGCCATGATCCCCAGCTCTCACAACAAACACCGTCATAGGTTTATAATATTTGGGATCAAATGTCTGCACAGGATTGCCTTCGGCTGcctgctgctcttcttctgcttcacTGCTCACAGGAAATAACACATCAGCTCTGGATGGATCACACTGCCACCTACTGTGCAGGCATGTATCTGTCCACGGCAGATCACAGTGAGAAGTCattgaagaagaagaggtgTAATCGGGGGTTCTGAGGAGTTGGATCTCTGCAAAAGGGGatgaaaaaaagtgtttaaatgtattttgatcGAAAGAATATGACTGAAGTTGCACGTGTTtactgagaaaatgaaaagcaatcATCATCATTTGTGGGTTTAATAGGTACATGTGTGGCTTTACGCGAATCTACAGAGTCAAAAGTAAACAAggaatcatttaaatgttggatgTATATTTGGCCTCTCTGTGTAAATGATGGCCCCTGAAAAATTCTAGATCCGCCACTGCGGCTTTTATGTGAAGTATTTCGACGTTCTGATGGACAcgtgtgtttctttgttaatCCTGATGAAGCCCAGAAAAAACTGATGGAATAACAGTAACAACAGCCAGTAAACTGCTCCTTCAATGTGACTGCCCCCTCTAACAACAAAAGATCAATAATCTCCTTTTCGCCACGAGCTGTCACGTtttttaaacatacacaaaaacaagtctGGACTAAATGTCAATCCAGAGCAGCTGAAGATACAGTGTGTCAATCATGTCATGATAGTTTTGTTATGCTGGTATAATTATTGCTGCGAACCAATTCCTCTATGGAGACAAATAAAGAATCTATCCGTCTTATGAGTGTGCAGCTAAAGTCTATTAAAAACACAGCCTCCTTTCTCTCAATAAGACCAGTTCAGAATCGCTCTAATGAAAGAACATTTAACGCCCACTCCAGCGGCtccagtggagctgctggtttAGCTGGGCAGGTGTGAATGTATGCACTGTAATGGTGTGAGTGCGACACAAGGGCGTTCCTGAACATATTAGTTTCTCCCAAGAGAGTAAAAGTCAAGAGGACACTTCTCTGGCCGAGGGAGCAGAAACTGTGTCTTACACAACATCCGGCTCACTAATTACCTGAGTGTGTCAAGGACAAGACTACCTCTCAGTTTGCTTTCATGAAGGCAGAGCTAATCTAATATCATCTCAGAGGaacacttctttttgttttttcattcgCGGTGCACTCTGCAGCACACACCCACTGGGTTGCGAAATGACTCACACATTCTGGACTAGGATTCCAATGAGGTTCCAAAGCTGGCATATaggggagatttttttttctttcatgggAGAATATTAGGTGGTGGTGAATGTTTCCAACAAATGAAACCTTTGTCTTTACaagagagtttctgaggttACAGCTTCAACAAAGATCACACCACACACAATATCCCACCTCCACAAACCACCTACACAACCTGCACTGCAGTCGCTCGCAGCCCCCGCCTCGCCTCCCTCAACCCAttcacctctctccctctctcttgcctGCGTCACTGGCTATGTTggtgttgccatggaaactaATGATGCCCTCTCGGCTCGGTGGTGCTGATGCAGACGCTCTTGCTGACGTCCTCGCTGTGTATGGGTGGAATAATAATGTTCTACTGTAGTTTCCACCACAGGGCCAGTGTGTTATATACTGCGTACTGCACGTGTAAtgggaataataataataattatatctttatttatatagcacaaagttaaaaagtgctttacaaagtaaattaaataaaacttaCGCATGAGCACGCACAACAATAATATAAACCATTATCTAAACACAAAAACCTAGGTTAAATCAGAAAAGGCGGTATTATAGCTTAATTGTCATATTCATGATGTCAAGAGAGAGATAACTctattatattctattttatatTCCGGTTTATTCCACTGCTAATTGAATAGTAGGTGAcgttttaaatgtatattattgTGTGTTGTGGTCATACAGTATTCATGTTGGAGAGAAAGGGATAACTCTATTtctattatctattttattttccatttgatTCTACTGATATTTTAATAGTAGGTAACTTTTTGTATGTGTATTCTTATTTAAAGAGGGTTTGTTGGTCACGCACAATTGCTTGATTATTGGTTATTCATAATCTTTATAATTATCTCTTATCTCATTTTGTGCCTTGCGTTCCATGGCTGGATCCATTGTTATTTTCTGGAACATAATGTACATTGCCCTCTCCCAGCTGACAGCTTTTACTTTCAATCACAGCGAACACACGTTTCCTCATTCCACTGTCAGGGCCTCCTTCTCCTGTGCTCGTTCGATTTCCCCGGAAACCCTTTCAGCTCAAGGCGTTGGTTGTTGTAACACACCTCATTTCAACTCTCTCCCTTGTTCATCTGAAGCTTGGTTGTTATAGTACTGATCCTTAAAGAGCTCAAACCAGAGGTGTTAGTGTTGTAAAGTCTGGTGAGTCTGGCAGTGGACTTTGTACttcaatcaataaaataatcatagaaTCAAATCATAAAATCAAGCTAGAGGCCTGACCTAttccattctattctattctattcttcttTAAGAGCTAAGCTTGAGGGATATTTTCTATAGGgccttctcctctgttctccctctccctgcctctcGCCTCTTACACCTTCCCCGCCCAGTCTCTGCTCTCTTTTGGCGACCCCGAGCTTTTTTATTCTATGACATCAAACCACAATGCATTGCACTGTTTGTAGTTTACCTAGAGTCTCCATGGCAATAAAGACCGGCTCGGCCCCTTATTCAAATTAAACCGGAAACCAACGTCATTTTGGGCCAATCTGCGCGCTCTGGAGTGACATAATGGAATTTTTAGGGCTAGAAAGCGAGCGAGGTCTGGCGCTGCGCATAGCAGTCGTGCCATCGGGAAAAGACAATATCAGCAGCGCGCAGGAGAGATCCGTCAGAGCCCCGGAGCCACAACAACACATGAAGCGATCGAGTGTGTGATATCACTCGGAATAAAGAGGATTTAAAGGAGCAGGGGGTCATTTCAAATAAGGATCAGCTGATTTCCTCATGTTTGGATGCGCCTGGTCAACACTCGTTAATGCGTAACGCTCCACACTCCCTCAAGTGAGGGTGTAGAATGGAAACGACCCTCTACCCAGGCACCGATCACACTCCCAGGGTCTCCGGCAACTACTCCCAGAGCACCATGATGAAGAAGGAAATCAACCTGAACCTGGACCAGAACCCCGAGCACAAATCCAACCCGCTCCGAGACGCAGACGGACTCCTCAACTCACCGGACTTGGGACTCTTGAAGCTGACCTCCCCGGACCTGGAGCGCCTGATCATCCAGTCCAACGGTCTGGTCGCGGCCACTACCAACCCCACGTCCCAGTTCCTCTACCCGAAGTCCGCCAGCGACGAGCAGGAGTTCGCGGAGGGCTTCGTCAAGGCGCTGGAGGATCTACACAAGCAGAACCAGCTGAGCGAGGCGGGCTGCGTCTCCGTGGACAGACTGGAGCTGCTCGCCTCCTCCAACGCGGTGGGTGCCGCCGGGCTCCAGACCTCGGACCTCCCCGTGTACACCACGTTGAACGGCTACGCTGCCAGTCCGCTCGGAGCCACCACCATCAACTACTCCACGGACACCATCCCCTTCCCGCCGCCGCCTTCTCATTTGGCGAGCGCGGCGCAGCAACACGCGGCGGCCGCGGCGGCTCTGTCGCGACTCCAGTCCGCTAGTGGCGTGAAGGACGAGCCTCAGACGGTGCCGGACATGCAGAGCTTCGGGGACAGCCCGCCGCTGTCTCCCATCGACATGGACAACCAGGAGCGCATCAAGGCGGAGAGGAAGAAGCTGCGGAACAGGATAGCCGCCTCCAAGTGCCGCAAGAGAAAACTGGAGCGGATCTCTCGGCTGGAGGACAAGGTCAAGTCCCTGAAAACGCAGAACACCGAGCTGGCGTCCACAGCCAGTGTCCTCAGGGAGCAAGTGGCCCAGCTAAAGCAGAAGGTGATGAACCATGTCAGCAGTGGGTGCCAGCTTTTACCAAACCAGGTCCAGGCTTACTAGATCCCAGCTGTGGTGCTGCTTTTTAACCAGCTCTGTCCTGAGGATAATGAACATCTGCCTTTTGTAACTTAAAATCCTCTTTAAAGACTCCATGTGAGGGACATGTCCCCTGCAGATAGGAGGCAGTAACTGAGAGACCTTTGAATTGCATTGTACAGAGATGAGCAGGCCTTGGTGGAAGCTGAGCTGCTAGTCACCTGGAACATGTCAGGTTGAACAGCCGCAGCAGGTAtgagctgcagcctcctctcAGACATGATCTGACAGTGTTATGCAGCAAACAGACTTTTGTTGCCCTAATCCTTTATTTTGAGGGGGAAGCCATGTAGCAAAGTGCTATCCAGTGGACTGATGTGCTGTGTAGGATAGCATAtatgatatgtgtgtgtaagctgGACAATCTCAACAAAGAGTGCAACCAAACACCAGGGTGTCACCAAGTGCTGTCACCCCCTGTGTAATATAATGCCTTACTTGTTTACAAGCACTTAGCaatgacaaatatatatatattttatttactgaaaCATTTCTTATTTTGCATATGGTCTTATCTCCTGTTgctcatgtattttttttttgcaaaaaaatgaaaaacactgcaTGTCTTGTCGCTTCTTCGTGTACAGTAACCGTGTTTTTATCATTATGGTGGCCGCTGTGTAGTTCTTCAGTCACCAGACTTCCATGAATGTATGTGTACGTGCTGAACAACCATATGTATCCATGTGTAATGGACTTTGAGTCTCTACCTGACATTTATTAAATTCACTACATTACTACAGTTAACGTGTTTTGCTTCTATAACATTTTTAAGGGAATAAATGCATCACTTTAAACATTGCCTACACTGTGGGTGTTGCATTAAAGTGCAGTAGAGAAGCTGAACAAAACCATAGATGGTAAAACTACTCtaaaaggcagaaaaaaagacattattgTAGGATCATGCCCTCTGGTGGGCACAATAGAATCTACTCCGAACCATTTCTCAGACATCACGTGCTCTTCTTTTAAAACCCACTGACCTTTGGGAAGAATCGTTGAACCAACACAAAACTCCAGCATTTAGAATTGGTTTATTGATTCCTCATTTATAGCAAATCTGGCATTACAGAATTACAGCACAATTCACACAACTAATACCCGACGGTCAGAAAAAAGTTCTATTTACAGAGGTTACtgatgacagagagaggaggggggaggaggacgGGGTTGATGCGTAAGTCATTGCCAAGTTTACAGCTGTaacaaaaaataacaatgaaagtaaccaaaaaaaaaatcaa from Paralichthys olivaceus isolate ysfri-2021 chromosome 16, ASM2471397v2, whole genome shotgun sequence includes these protein-coding regions:
- the LOC109646480 gene encoding pyroglutamyl-peptidase 1-like; the encoded protein is MASKKKVIVTGFEPFGEHAVNSSWVAVQTLERLGLGEAVELHVCEVPVEYQAVQSLLPSLWRERQPQLVVHVGVSGLATTVTLEQCGHNRGYIRPDNSSFCPDSECCMEDGPDCISSVLDMETVCKRVNNSDIGVAVSVSKDAGRYLCDYTYYRSLYLGRGHSAFVHVPPLGKPYSRQDLGRALQAIIQEMLNLLERDCTEDETHIHNDHCNHKHQHQHEYQ
- the LOC109646467 gene encoding transcription factor JunD-like, with product METTLYPGTDHTPRVSGNYSQSTMMKKEINLNLDQNPEHKSNPLRDADGLLNSPDLGLLKLTSPDLERLIIQSNGLVAATTNPTSQFLYPKSASDEQEFAEGFVKALEDLHKQNQLSEAGCVSVDRLELLASSNAVGAAGLQTSDLPVYTTLNGYAASPLGATTINYSTDTIPFPPPPSHLASAAQQHAAAAAALSRLQSASGVKDEPQTVPDMQSFGDSPPLSPIDMDNQERIKAERKKLRNRIAASKCRKRKLERISRLEDKVKSLKTQNTELASTASVLREQVAQLKQKVMNHVSSGCQLLPNQVQAY